One Lepus europaeus isolate LE1 chromosome X, mLepTim1.pri, whole genome shotgun sequence genomic window carries:
- the LOC133753692 gene encoding uncharacterized protein LOC133753692 produces the protein MEKMSRQRAASANGSRKRKASSTQARRKRPERRGRARVRVRGRKMASPRRSPRRSPPKKPRRAKGLKPIMVYYCLNKKVHQNVPARCQSGGDKVAPSECSWPELSGDLAQYPPKWVKPFLPADRVVAGALPAPPPSVTPLKPQPADQSGLPSVDIFVWEDPAQNSLVAPASALCPLKELDSHKAKKPLVLPGGQEDLLLFDTPPPYAPLPREPMAPSPDSTQGDSTQGERGEEPPARTTPMGARLRLRRGGGSEGGQWEAQAFPLRSVGNQMQYWPFSASDLYNWKTHNPPFSQDPQALTGLIESILLTHQPTWDDCQQLLQALLTTEERQRVLTEARKNVPGDNGQPTQLPNEIDAAFPLTRPDWDFSTAAGRERLRLYRQILLTGLRGAGRRPTNLAKYVDDLLLAAETEEDCKQGTESLLQKLGELGYRASAKKAQICARQVVYLGYKLRGGRRWLTEGRKQAVALIPPPKNPRQLREFLGSAGFCRLWIPGFAEIAASLYPLTKNNSPYIWGEEQQLAFDQLKKALLEAPALSLPDPNKPFILYIDERRGIAKGVLTQKLGPWKRPVAYFSKKLDSVASGWPPCLRMIAAVATIVKDSDKLTLGQPLTVVTSHAIETVIRQPPDRWLSNARITHYQAMLLNPERIRFGTTASLNPATLLPEPGDHTQVSHNCQQVLAEVYGAREDLTDQPLPDAEYTWYTDGSSFLHQGERRAGAAVVDGKTVVWASALPPGTSAQKAELVALTEALKQAKGKRVNIYTDSRYAFATAHVHGEIYKRRGLLTSAGREIKNKQEILDLLQALFLPKKVSIIHCPGHQKGEDPVAQGNRMADEVARTSALGSCALNINVQDSPSQGPEWNYTEQDEASIQRLGGIYDETTKSWKIQGKVVLPTKETRRLVQDLHRWTHLGYKKLKTLLDREEISYFLLGLPAAVKQTVEACIPCAKVNPRCSKIPEGVRIRGARPGINWEIDFTEVRPGRYGIKYLLVFVDTFSGWPEAFPVKKETAQVVVKKLLEEIFPRFGLPKVLGSDNGPAFVSRVSQLVTKVLGIDWKLHCAYRPQSSGQVERMNRTLKETLTKLTMETGTRDWVELLPMALFRARNTPSVCGLTPYEILYGGPPPAADLLGPSIDSFATSSTLQTRFRALQLIHRQIGEQLTAVYQSKCPTLPHSFQIGDIVYVRRHQIKTLEPRWKGPYTVLLTTPTAIKVDGIAAWIHVSHVKRATAEQRQETDDPADEPTPTWKLQRTQNPLKIRISKSV, from the exons GTGGTGGGGACAAGGTAGCGCCATCAGAGTGTAGCTGGCCAGAACTGAGTGGTG acctggcacAATATcccccaaaatgggtaaaaccctTTCTCCCGGCTGACCGGGTCGTGGCGGGTGCTTtacccgccccgcccccgtccgTAACACCTTTAAAACCGCAACCCGCGGATCAGAGCGGGCTCCCGTCAgttgacatctttgtgtgggaagacccagcgcAAAATTCGCTGGTTGCCCCTGCCTCGGCCCTTTGCCCATTAAAGGAGTTAGATTCCCACAAGGCGAAGAAACCCTTGGTCCTCCCGGGCGGGCAGgaggatcttttgctttttgacaccccACCGCCTTACGCACCCCTCCCGAGAGAGCCTATGGCACCTTCCCCAGATTCTACGCAGGGGGATTCTACGcagggagaaaggggggaggaaCCCCCGGCTCGTACAACCCCCATGGGTGCCAGGCTGCGCTTGcgtcggggaggggggagtgagggtGGCCAGTGGGAGGCACAGGCTTTCCCACTTCGCTCGGTGGGGAATCAGATGCAATATTGGCCGTTTTCAGCCTCAGAtttgtacaattggaaaacccataacccgcctttttctcaagatccacaagctttgacaggattaattgaatctattcttttGACCCATCAACCGACTTGGGATGACtgccagcagcttctgcaggctctcctgaccacggaggagagacagcgagttctcacggaagctcgaaaaaatgttccaggggacaaCGGTCAACCTACTCAACTGCCAAACGAGATTGACGCAGCATTCCCGTTGACCAGACCAGATTGGGATTTTAGTACGGCAGCCGGTAGGGAACGACtccgtctctatcgccagattctcctgacaggtctcagaggggcagggagacgccccaccaatttggctaag TATGTGGATGATTTACTCCTGGCAGCAGAAACCGAAGAGGACTGTAAACAGGGAACGGAATCCCTGCTCCAGAAGCTAGGCGAACTGGGATATCGCGCCTCtgccaaaaaggcccaaatatgtgccCGACAGGTAGTTTACCTGGGTTATAAattgagagggggcaggaggtggctaacAGAGGGACGTAAACAGGCGGTGGCGCTTATACCCCCACCTAAAAACCCACGCCAGTTGAGGGAATTTCTGGGAAGTGCTGGTTTCTGCCGcctgtggattcctgggtttgcggagattGCGGCTTCCCTATATCCCCTCACAAAAAATAATTCCCCTTACATCTGGGGAGAAGAACAGCAGTTGGCCTTCGATCAACTAAAAAAggccctcttggaagcccccgcactaagcctgcctgaccccaacaAGCCTTTTATCCTATATATAGACGAAAGAAGGGGGATTGCAAAGGGAGTCTTGACCCAAAAATTAGGGCCTTGGAAGAGACCGGtggcctatttttcaaagaaattggacAGTGTCGCCTCTGGGTGGCCCCCGTGTCTTCGCATGATAGCGGCGGTGGCCACGATTGTGAAAGATTCCGACAAACTGACTCTGGGACAGCCACTGACCGTAGTGACGTCTCATGCTATTGAGACGGTCATACGTCAGCCACCTGATCGATGGCTATCAAATGCCAGAATTACCCATTACCAAGCAATGTTACTCAACCCCGAGCGCATCCGGTTTGGAACGACGGCCTCTCTCAACCCCGCCACTCTACTGCCGGAACCAGGAGACCATACGCAGGTCAGTCACAATTGCCAACAGGTACTGGCTGAAGTCTACGGGGCCCGTGAGGACTTGACAGACCAGCCCCTGCCAGACGCGGAGTACACCTGGTATAcagatggcagcagcttcctccatcaaggtgagaggagggcaggggcggcggtGGTCGACGGAAAGActgttgtttgggcctctgccttaccaccaggcacttcagcacaaAAAGCTGAGTTGGTAGCTCTGACTGAGGCCTTAAAACAGGCAAAAGGAAAGAGGGTAAACATTTATACAGATAGTCGATACGCCTTCGCTACGGCgcatgtgcatggtgaaatatacaaaagaaggggactgcttacttcagcaggcagagaaattaaaaataagcaggaaatcctagatctcctacaggccctcttcttgccaaagaaggtgagcatcatACATTGCCCTGGCCACCAAAAAGGAGAGGATCCAGTGGCACAGGGTAACCGGATGGCGGATGAGGTGGCCAGAACAAGCGCCTTGGGTAGCTGCGCATTAAACATCAATGTGCAAGATTCTCCCAGCCAGGGGCCGGAATGGAATTATACCGAACAAGATGAGGCATCCATACAAAGGTTAGGGGGAATTTACGACGAGACCACtaaaagctggaaaatacagGGCAAAGTCGTGCTACCcacaaaagaaactagaagattAGTGCAAGATCTACATAGATGGACACATTTAGGGTATAAGAAATTAAAGACCTTACTGGATAGAGaggagatttcttattttttattgggactacctgcagcagtaaaacaaaccgtagaggcctgcatcccatgcgccaaggtaaatcccagatgttctaaaatacctgaaggagtCCGGATACGGGGGGCTAGACCTGGAATTAATTGGGAAATAGATTTCACAGAGGTCCGCCCAGGCAGATATGGAATTAAGTACCTTCTAGTGTTCGTAGATACCTTTTccggctggcctgaagcatttccagtgaagaaggagacagcacaagtcgtggttaagaagctattagaagaaatcttcccgcggtttggcttgcctaaggtattggggtcggATAATGGACCcgccttcgtctccagggtaagtcagttggtgaccaaagtgctggggattgattggaaattgcattgtgcgtACAGGCCCCAGAGTTCAGGTCAGGTAGAACGAATGAATAGAACACTTAAGGAGACCTTAACTAAATTaacaatggagactggcactagagactgggtcgaactgctgccgatggctttgtttagggctcgtaatacaccttctgtatgtggactaacaccctatgaaatattgtacggaggccctccacccgcagcagatttgttgggacccagtattgactcatTTGCAACATCCTCTACTTTACAGACCCGCTTCCGAGCTTTACAGCTCATCCACAGGCAAATAGGGGAGCAGCTGACTGCCgtataccagtccaagtgccctACGCTCCCGCATTCGTTCCAGATTGGGGACATTGTCTACGTCCGCAGACACCAGATTAAGACGCTTGAGCCACGTTGGAAGGGACCCTACACGGTATTATTGACTACACCGACCGCGATAAAGGTAGACGGAATTGCCGCTTGGATACACGTGTCACACGTCAAGAGGGCGACAGCTGAACAGAGACAAGAGACCGACGACCCTGCCGACGAGCCGACACCAACATGGAAACTACAACGTACTCAaaacccactcaagataagaatttcaaaatctGTTTAG